In one Pseudomonadota bacterium genomic region, the following are encoded:
- the ccmE gene encoding cytochrome c maturation protein CcmE, giving the protein MKQKHQRLTFILLGLLCLGSAVGIILNNFQDNLVFFYSPTELKEKTIAYNKLIRIGGLVEEGTVKQSEDGQKHEFNITDLTNSVKVKYTGILPPMFREGQGMVATGKLEGDVFIANNLLTKHDENYMPPEVAKSLKKSGQWREEE; this is encoded by the coding sequence ATGAAACAGAAACACCAAAGACTCACATTTATTTTGCTCGGACTGTTATGTCTTGGTAGTGCCGTCGGTATCATATTGAACAATTTTCAGGATAATCTTGTTTTTTTCTATAGCCCTACCGAACTAAAGGAAAAGACTATAGCTTATAACAAGCTAATCCGTATCGGAGGGCTGGTTGAAGAAGGAACGGTTAAACAGTCGGAGGACGGACAAAAGCATGAATTTAACATTACTGACCTTACCAATTCGGTTAAAGTAAAATATACGGGCATACTTCCCCCTATGTTTCGTGAAGGTCAGGGCATGGTAGCAACCGGCAAGCTTGAAGGAGATGTTTTTATAGCAAACAACCTGCTTACAAAACATGATGAAAACTATATGCCGCCGGAAGTTGCCAAATCATTGAAGAAATCGGGACAATGGAGGGAAGAAGAATGA